The genomic interval TTCGGATCAAATATGATCATGctcttttctttgtcatcAAATCTTACAGTGAGGATGACATTCACAAAAGCATTAAATACAGTGTTTGGTCTAGTACTCCAAATGGGAATAAGAAGCTGGATGCTGCGTATGAAGATGCACAAAGCAGGATTGCTGAGAAAGGCAGCAAATGtcctgtttttcttttcttttcggtATGTTTCAAATTTCGattgttaatttgatttagtCTCGGATAGTTGGTTTTGAATGATCATTGTAAATTATGTATGATTTCATTGATTTGTTATGCCCCAGTTTCTTAGGAGCTAGTgcttgatgatattatttttctggTCTTATTGTGTGGTTTAGGTGAATGCAAGTGGTCAGTTCTGTGGAGTTGCGGAGATGATAGGCCGAGTGGATTTCAATAAGAATATGGATTTTTGGCAACAGGATAAGTGGAATGGTTATTTCCCTGTCAAGTGGCACATTATAAAAGATGTTCCAAACCCGCAGTTACGACATATAATACTTGAAAATAATGACAAGAAGCCAGTAACCAATAGCAGAGACACACAGGAGGTACAGCTGactattattcaattatttctgTTCTTGCGTTTATGACTTTTGAGATCCATCTAAACGATACTTACTGTTTTTGTCCTCAGGTGAAATTTCCTCAGGGTATTGAAATTTTGAACATATTTAAGAATTATCCTTCGAAGACGTCCATATtggatgattttgatttttatgaaaGCCGTCAAAAGGTGatgcaagaaaagaaagtaagaCTATCTGTGTCCCGTCTTGATCAGATTCAGATACAGGTTTTCTTCTTGTCCTGCTTCTTTCTACTTTCTTCTTTAAGAAGACAAGACATATGTTGAATGGATGAATTGTCAGATCTTAAAGTTCTAAAATCAATTCTCTTCCATTAAACTAATTTAGAAGATTCTGTTCAGATAGGATTTGTGGGCATCTATGATGTAGTGGCATTAAaaatttgggaattttttttgggtttagaTCTGTTGTAAAGTGTGTTGGTTattacattttctttctctaattCCCTTCAAGGACATGCAAGCATGTGTCTTCATGTCTACTGATATTAGTTTTTGATTTGTCTTTTGCGCCTGTGTTTTTGTACTTGGCAGTCGAAAGCAGATGACTTAACCTCCAGCTTTCAGTCAATAGGTTTATCTGCTGTAGAAAATGTTGAGGGCTGCAAGGAATAAGGGAAGGAATAAAGGAGGGCAACGGCTTGACGGATTGATTAATGAAAGCCAATGGATGCACTGGGAGACTTCTTCCCCATCACTGCTGATGGCAGCACCACCTGGACCTTGATGCAAAATAGAAGTTTGAGAAATGAAATAAGGTTTTTTAAGGAAACGCCAAGTTTTTGGCTAGTTTTGGTGGTACTTTGCCAGGCAAGAATGATTCCCTCACACAGAAAATGGAATGATCGTTTGGGTGACCTTTGGATAAGACAGTGGTCTTTTGTTTGCCATATAGAAAAAGCATGATTCCAACAATGAATTGATGATCTTAATGCAAGTTTCTGctcatttttttacttttcataGCGTGTGAATCCATTTGTATTCCCTCCCACTCACATTTTCTTTAGGTGAATCCATTTGTACTCCCacagattttcttttattgttttgcgGTGTGGTGTGCTGTTGATGCAATACCCGCGACTGTGGTTGGCAATCTGCTTTTAAATGTCCGTTTCAagtaaaaatatgtaaattattaatagtGAGATTGCTACTAGTTTAAtattacaagttttatgaatAATGATTAGTCAGACGGTTATATTCTTCACGTTGCAAATACATACAATTAACGAGACACATTTTCAAGCAATAAGAAAATTAGGACATCTTATTACTTTGTACCCAAGAGGGTACTAAGTTAAATGACGCGAGACGAGTTCATATCATAATCTTTATATCCAACACAAAAGGTATTCCCCGTGTGAAATCGCCACCGCATTTAAAAGACCTCACCATTTGAGTTCTAGATCCTTTTCTACGGAAGATGGCACATTGTGAACTGAGATTCACGACTGACTTCCTCTCTTCAATAGTAGTAGTAGACAGAATAAGATACAAGCGAACCATGCCTACGGATCCAGTGACCAAAGCAGAGTcgaatcatttttttttggtgttctgatggggtttttttttgtgggggggggggggaagagGAGGAGGATTACTCAACCTAGACACACTCCACAGGCATTTTGTATTGTAGCCATCAGCAATCAATATGATCACTACATATTCCAACAGCTCATCATTGCTGAGCAGGACTTTGTCCCCGTCCGCTGCGGCCACCACGTACGCCGCGACCACGTCCTGCCGGTCTGCCACGGCCTCTGATCACTGTAGAAGGCATTGCTCCAGCTTGTCTTTGCATAGCCCTCTCCCTTGCTCGCTCCCGTAGGTTTACTATATGTGAGGCATTACTTGCAGGAGGGGATGCCTGTTTTGCCTCAGTCGTCGTTGCACTGGAACTAGGTTGCCTTGAGATGTCAGGTTCTATAGCTGAACTGGTGGAAGCAGTCTCACCAGTAGTCACGGAACCTTCGGGGACCTGATCGGCCTCTTCACCATCATTAGACTTATCAAGACCTTCAGCATTCTCTTCAGTTCCGTCACCTTCATCATTTACAGCCTCCTGGGGTTCCTCTGAAGCTGGAGCTTCATCCTCATTCCCACCTGGTGAGACCACGGGAGTTGAAACAAGCTCAGGCAGAAGTTCTCCAATTTCTGGGCTCCCAACCACATTTGACAGGTCAGCAGCCCCTTCAACCTCTGTCACATCTGGCAACAGCTCTCCCTCTTCCCTCTCACTTTCAGATTCCAATGTCAACTGTTGGTTCTCTTGCTCAGCCTGATCCTTTGATCCATCATCACATGCCATCTCAACTCCAGTTGGCCTATCCAAATTCTCTTCCAATACATCATTCTTATCGTTTTGCAATTCAGCTTCACTTGTGGTATCTACCTGATGTGATTCTTTCATCTCCTCAGCCTTCTCTCCTGTATTGTCAACCTCTTCCTTCTCAGCTTCAACAGCTTCCTCATTTGAACCTTGAGCTAAATCACCAACAGCTTCAACAGATTCTTCAGTTGTTGGTTGAGTATCTTCCAATGGAGATGCAGATTGTCCTCCTGCATCTTCTGAAGAGGAATCCGGTAACTTGGACTTCTTCAGCACTGGTGCTGGGACATCAGAACTGGGCTCCCCTTGAGAGAGTGATTCCTCGCGCAACTCAGTTGTGGTTGAAGCTGGGCGTTTACGTGCCGACAGTTGACTCTGTAGGGCAAGATTTCCTTGAGTTTCTGCATCATGAGATGCTGCAACCTTCCCTGTAATGTTAGATCCTTCTGCCTCTGACGTCTCCATATCACCCTGTGACTCTTCAGGTCTTTTAAGTCGGGGACGAACCAATCGTCGTCCAGGTTTACGAGTTTCAGCATTGGTTTTGGGCAGATTAACTCTCTCTTTTCCATCAGTTGCTTTTACAGGTAAATGAATTGTTCCAGGTCCTGCTGAAGACGCCGTAACCGGTGCCAGAGTAGCAACCGCTGAACCTACAGGGTTGAAAGAATTAAGCGACCACCATTTTTAGAGGTGACAAACTGTTGGGCAAGGAAAAAATTATACCCGTTgtagctgctgctgctgcagcATCTAAGGCCAAAGATGTCTCCGAAGGACCACAAGTTCCAAGTTCGACAATAACTGAACGTGCCACCCTTTCAAAACTTTCAACAGCAGAAAAATAGGATGAAGCATGATCATCCAAATTTGTTCCAGAAAGGAGCTGAACAACCGAGGTACCCTGAgaaaaagtaacaaaattgAGCAAGAATGAGATAGATACCACAAAGCATAATAACAACATCAACTTGagccattttttttcaattccaatATCTAGAAATGTAATTCATTCCAATATACACAAATCAAGcgcaaaactttataaataaataatgggaACCAGTTGTTGCCAGCTGAAAAGAATATGaatagataatataattagaagtattttaaaaattgaactcAAGGATTACCCTGATGACTAATGACTGATCAATGATAAAAGGAAATTCACAAAATCCTTCTCAATATAGATcaatgaagaaagaagaatCTTAAAATTCCCAAATGATGGAGGCCCAAAGTGCGGCAGCAATCACACACTATCTTTgttcattcaaattcaacatttgaaaagaaatgtgtTATAAATGGAAAGtcatagattattattacctCTGGAAGACCAGCTTCAGTATGCTTGAGCTTTTCTAGTTCGTCTGAAAGGCGTTTCACAGCCTGCTTATGCTGCTCAAGTTCGCTTGAAATCCTTGTTTTCCACTAATAATGGGAGAAAAGGGGCATTAAAGTTGGAATTAAAGAACAGAATCAACTTTTCACTAAAAATCGGCTGACTGTTTTCAGTTTTCAGTTTTCACTAGagtgcaaattttaaaatgccCACACAAGAAATTCAAGGATTGCATGATGATGAACAGATGGATAACCTGATCCGCAAGCTTAGCAGAATCCAACATTACTTTCTCCCCTTTCAGGCgcttttctttctccttctgATTGTCAtccttctctttcttcaaCTCCTCTCTTTGTCTCTCAACAGTTCTCTCTAGAATCTGGCAGAGGTGTAGAAGCTTAAAAGAAgcagaagaagagaaaaaggaaacagaTACAACAAAATGAAACCCAAAAAGAGAAGTGGTTATTTGTAAACCTGTATTCTAGTATCTTTCTCCTCTTTTTCCTTCATCACTTGCTCACCAGTAACATCACCAGTAGACTTTTTACCTATGAAGGCAATTAATAAACATGAGttacaaaaataaaccaaaagcACACCAGATTTCAAAgtccaaaagaaaataataaacgaAAATCATGATGATACTAAaccaaaaacaagaagaaaaggcTACCCTGTTTCAAATCATCCAACTGTCTGGCAAGAGattgattttctttgattGATTCCTCCTTTTCCTTCGACAACATTTCACATTTCCTCTGAAGTAACCGATTTCATGTCAATATAAAACATTAcacatcaaaagaaaattacagtAACCAAATAGAGGCAATTGATTATGCATAAGAATTAGTCAAATAGTCACCCTCAGTTGAGCTGAAATCCTCTTTTGCTTCTCCATCTCTAACTTCCTAGCAGCCTGCACATAAAACCATATAAGTATTGAGGACAAAGAAACAAACCCATATCTATCTATTCCATATGAAACGCGTGTAGGTGTACCTCCGCCTGAGAAATATCACTAAGCCTCTTCTCCTTCTCACTCAGTTCCAGTCTGCTGTTTGCAAGTTCTTGCTCCAATTGTGAAATAGTATCCAGCTTCGTAGAAAGAAGGTTTCTTGTTTCCTCTATCTCGGCATTCTTGCCGCTTAGTTTTTCCTGGTGAAAGTGAAGAcacatttgaaaaaataatgagaaaataataccAATATAACGAAGATGGGGAACTACTATAGGCTGCAGAGAGTACAGAGACTAAGAAACCAAGTGAAAATTGATTGTTACATCTAGCCATACTGATGGTTTCCCAAAACGTCCATCCCGAACTTACCAGAGCTATTTAAATGATTAAGGACATGCAACTAATGTTTTACATATTTCCTAGTTTTCTTCCAGCTCCCAGTATATGTGATTAAAAGCATCACATCTGTGGTGATATTTTGGGCGAAAACTAAAAGATAATAGCTGCAAAAGATATTCAGGTCCCTCCAGGACGCgcgggtttttttttttttttttggggggggggggcttgacaagaaaaaatagttaataGTAAAcagacaaaataaaacacgaacggagaaaataatgtcaccaaaaatcaaaataaatcaGGAAATAGGCCAAAAGCATAATCAAGAACCATCAATTTGCCAAATGCATGAGAAATAACTTAAAAGAATTACTCTACCTCCATCTGCCGAACTTCAACCTTCAGGCGATCATAGTCTTCAACATCAATGTTTCTACACCTCTGAAGTAACTACATGAAGTTCTACATGTTAGACTGCTACCAAAAAGAATGAGTAACATTAAAAGCAGTTCAAACATCCAGTACCTCAGAGACCCTCTTTTCCAGGTTTTCCTTCTCCATCCTCTGcttttccatttctttcttACAAGCTTCAATCTCAATTTGTCTCTCTCTCAACAGATTCTCTAGATTGTCACAATCAGACTTGGTCTTTTGAGCTACCTCACGCAATTTCTATGATCATATCAAGataacttattaaatttaagaataacATCAAACTACTATGAATATACAAAACAGTATAACAGAAATGAAAACTAATCTCTAAATGCAGAGGTCCACCCCGAGGCATACCTGGCATTCCTCAAAATTATACTTATTTTCCTCTCTGAGCTGCACATTGCTTTCGCGAAGCAAATTTAGTTCCCTAACctgcaaaattttaacaataatctGAGGTTATGagagaacaaaaatttaagaagGAAAGTTACAAGTTTAACAGAATATGCAATAGAGCAACCCGAAATGAATCCAGACCATAAAATGTTGCAGCTATTGAAATAGGAAGAACGGGcagagaaaaatgattttcagcAGTCCATGTTTCCATAATGCGaatatttcaagaaaaaataaaacctaacCTGGAGCTTTAAGGATTTGATCTCTTCCTCTGTCAATAGCATAGCTCTTGAATTTGCACGCTCAGTAGTAAGTGACGCTTGAGCATTCTCTGCTGCCTTAAGAGCACTCTCAAGCTACATAGAAGTCAAATCAAGTTAGGATGACAGAGGTTAATGAAATTATGCTTTAGATCATTCAATTGGGACCTGATTTCTGGACAGAACTGGGacattaacaatattaaactACAACATTACCAGTGAATGTGGACGGACTAACATCTTAACAAATCATCCTAGAATACAGTCTATAAACTCTTCCTAAGCACACCCATCACAAGCGTCATTTCACATCACCAAGAACAACAAAGAGAGAATCCATGATCCGTAGTAGGTTGGATAAAGGTAATAAAGAAATGACAAGTTTACTATGAGTTGATGTACAATACAAAATCAATCCCTTCCACAAACGATGAACACTTTAGCAATGTTTATGGCCACATAAAAGcagtttttaaatttgaaacaaaatttaatttaaaataagctTCTTATTTTGACTTGCCAAAAGAAAACTTGAGAAATCAAGACTGCGGAGAATCaattcaataataatgaatgactgtataataaaataaaatattaaataacataCTTGTTTTTGCAAGCGTAGCTTTTCTGTCGTTAACAAAGCTACCTCCGTCTCAGCCTGAGGAAGTTTTCAAAAACATTAAGAAAGTCCATGACATAAGAGCAATCATCATAGGTGAAATCTACTTACTATTGATTTTCGATTTCGAAGAAAACTAATCACACTCTGCAAACTAGCATCACCAATTGGATTAGAATCAGTGCTTTGAGAAGAAATCCTGACAGAGCTACCATCCTTTTCAGTCAATTGAATGTGCAAAGCCTCAAGTCGACTGTGTAGTATTTTGTTCTGCAAAATTCCATCCAGATGCGAAACATCAATAAATAACtccaaaattctaaaaattgaatatgcGAGATTGTGTGAAGTTTGGAGTGAGATTTAGAATTGGATCTCTCATATTCATCAGTTACTTAATGTAAAACTCCAGATCTTGATCGATCCAGTCAAAGAATTGAGACTGGTCATGTGAGAACATAACAGGGCAACTAGAAGGCTTGCATTGACCTGTTCGTTAACTTCATCGTATTTCTCTTCAGCTTCATTCTTCAATTTCTCCAGAACTGATTTCTCTAACTCCCACTTACTCTTTAGTTCGCTCTGTAGCAAAATTATGCCAGGAAGTCAATCAGCTAATGGAATAAAACTCAAAAACTGCCAGCATGACTATATATAAGCTAGCGACTAAAAAGAAAGTTGGgaacaaaatcataaaaaaccaaaagcaGCAGCAGATATCCATCACAATAACATGTTCCCTCGTAAAATTATCTAATGCCAAACAAAACACTAGCATATGTGTCATCAACTATCAATAAAATCaagacaaaagaaatgaaacaCTAATATGTTTTGATAATCCTTCAAGTCCAAGAAGTTCTCTTTCACGAGCTCTAGCAAAATAGTAGCAAGAAAAGCAACTTAAATTTCACCCAGCTCACTTCTCCTAGGATATCATTTAGTTCCTTTCAAATCATACTATAAAACAATTAAGAGAATTCTATGCATAATATTGAAAACAGACTGGACCTGCAAATTGTAGCAGGGTAAGCATTTTTGTATCTCACAACATCAAGTGATCTAGGCATGGCATGTCTAAAGCTTCTGCGATCTAAAGTCAAGAGAAAAAGACATTGAGAGTACCAGTAAAACTGGCTTGTCATACCACAGCAAAACTAAAAGGTAAAAACCACAAATCagaatttcctttttttccccccccccccccccccccccccccaaaacaaCAATGAAACTAAAATAGCGTGTacaatatttacattttcagCTTTCAATGCATCTGCCAGTTTACGCAATTCGGATGCTTGCTCTTGCAACGAAGCCAAGGCTTGTGATGTTTTGGTCAGCTCCTGAATTGTCTCAGACTGCAAAATAACCTGTGCATACAGAAATCATAGAAGATTACCATCAAACTGGATCAAGTCTAAAGTATAAAATCTGCAAGCCCACAGtttatgacatttttttccctcattctacaaaatacaaaaaccaGCTATCCctaatctttttaaaacaaatattatagaTAAGAAACAGCACTTTCTACCCAGAGGAATATTATAACGAAGGACATGAACATGTTTTCCAATGCACTGCTAGCCAAGCAAGCTTATTCAGAAAATTTGAAGCATTTGTTAAACTGAATTTCCAGAGCAGTGaccttagaaaattttaaattgatctCAATACTGTAGCCTAGGCTctatgcatgcatgcatcatTTTCAGCAACTTGTGTGCATCTTCAAATAGCTAAAAGTAACCTGTCTTTCATAATTGGCTTGAGCAGCTTGCCGTCGCTCATGCTCTTTTTCCAGGTCTTCTTTCAAAGCAGAAACTTGAACTTCCAAGTTCACAATTTGAGAACTACAATCAAAGCGAGTATATGAGGAATGAATGCAAgggaaaatcaaaatcaccaCAACGTAATATGAAACAGTCTTACATTTTAATTGATCTTTCTTCCTTCAAGCTAGTAATTTCTTCTCGAGCAGATGCAAGGGCATCTTCCCTTACTCCAGCTGCAGATGCAATTTCCTCAGACTTCAAAATATTCTCCCTTTCGAGCTCAGAAACCCTCTTTCTAAGTGAATGAAGTTCGTCTTCTAAGGATTTCTTCACCCCTTCCACCTAACAGATattttcaggaaaaaaaaacttaataacagattaattgaaaagtctttgaaacacatttttaagagCCCATAATGCCAAAATTACCCGAGTCCTAAAGTTTTCATGAACAGTTTCCATCTCCTTCAATGCAGCTTCATTCACCTGTGCTATGCTCTTATACTGCAAAATAGAGTgaaatgttatttgaattattctACTGCATAAGAATGGTAAGAATACTTAAATGCTGCTATATACACGCACCTGAAGCATGTGTTCCCTGTTAGCCTGTGcttcttcctttaatttttccaGCTCTTCTTTTCCCACTTGCAATTGAACCTAAAGCATATTTAAGTGAAACAATAGCAATGCATCATATCAAAAAGTCTGGGACAGTtagattaatatattatacagccaaatataattaaattgagatttcatattttcaaaatcaagctCAATTGATAGGGCATAGAGAATGGTGAAATTCACATTTTgcaatttcaaaatcactCCACCAAGCATAACTTAAGCTTATGCTTAAAGAGACAAACCTCCATAATAGGGCACAGAGGCATTAGCCTAAGAGTAACACTTTAGCGGATTATAATGTTCGTATTCTAAGGCACACATCTAGAACACCCTTCCGGATATAGCAATCAAGATGAACTTAAATCCCCACCTTATACAAGCCAACCAGAAAGTGAATTTTTCCACTCCAGCAACCACCCACCCCCCACccgggaaaaaaagaaaaaaaggactACACTTAGAACTTGGTATGGTGAAACagtcattttaaaattagttacAGTATAACTGTGAGGGTTTGCAATACACAATAAAGGCATTAACCTAAGGAGAGATGCAGTTAATCATAAGTTGTTATCTCTAATACGAACACACTGGACACTAGATGATGCGTATGCAAACAGTATCAGCAGCATCATTCACAGAAGATCCCAGAGGTAAATGAATACTGACCTCATCACTTGGTCTGCTACCATCATCCACCTCATCACCCtgcattaattgaattaagaaCCCAATAAAAGCAATTACTACATATTAGACTCACTCCATTTATAGGAGTAAAACAAGTAGAATAATATCAAACCAAAGACTCTGCTCATCTATAATTTACACAATATAGAAAATTACAGTATTTAACTAGCCACATTTTACACAATAAAATTCAGCCATAGACTAGAGTTGCTGTTACTATTTTTATAGTGAAACTGATCCGAGGTTTAGTGTCAGGCTTTGCCGAAACTAGAAAATCATATTAGCCAATCAATGTCATAGACAGATCACACAAGACGAAGTATCTCATACTAATGAAATTAGTAAACATTGTACAAGAAATCATAGACTACATAGGAATGTTGGATCTGAATGATTCCTTCAAATTGACGTCACCATCAGACTACCtttaactgaaaaataaaaatatcaactaCAAGGAGCCTAAAGTCATCATGATTTTTAGCCTTAACAGGCAGATTATTAGTAAGATACGAACATCAGCACCATTTCTGCACCATGAATAGGCAAACTAGAAAATGACTATGAGCTCAACAATAGTTTTATCTCAAATGAATATATATGTTTGGCATGATACCACGCATACATCAAGAAAGAATATGTATTGCAATAGTCAGTTTAATTAAGCTAGCACAAACACTTAtcacccaaaaagaaaaagggaaaaaaacacAACAACTAGTATAAACCACAAAATACTAGAAGGAGCAAACTTGGCGAAATAGACACTCAGAAACAAGGCACATCGAAAAGCAGACCCTGTTAAGCAAAGATGGCGAGTGCGAGTAACTTCACTTgcattctaaaaataaaaaagaaaaattcaacaaagCTATACCTTTGTGTCCAAAGGTCTAATCCTTTTCTCCATATCAGAAAGTTTGGTCTGATAAAGCAAAACAGCCATCAAATAAGTAAGCTATGCGTcataaagataaaagaaagcaTGAAACTGATTAACaacatttctttatttcagtTCTAGGAAGAGAAGGGACTAGTCCATAATGCATTAGCCTTTTCAACAGATAATAACCTCCGCAACAGCAGCTCTAGTCTCTGCTGACGCAACTGCACGCAAGGCAGTAGCCAATTCTTTTCCCATTTCTTCAACCTGCTTAACagcattttttaaagtttgttccCGGTCAGATGTGAGCAATCGAACATTATCCCGCTCTTCTTGCAGCTCTTTCTTAGCCTCAGCCCATTCCCTctgcataaattttattggtgcaacatcaaaaaaattagatattgCCCCTTTGTGCACacaaaaaagtttaaataatgTCTTAGTAACATGAAATAAGTATTAGCATTTCTTAGAACAAAACTGAAAAAGACAAGGAAACCAAAGGTTTGAAGCAACAATAGACAGGAAATGACTCCATACACTCCTTCTACAAAGGGTTCACCAATCAACAGAACCAATGGTTAacattttcaatataattacaaTGGAAATGATCAACTTTAGTATTGAACTCTCCATGGATTATCATGTTCAGACTAAACAAAACAAGCATAAATCAGATTCCAACAtcataaaaccaaaaagtcTGAACACATGCTCATTCTAGTGGCTACATTCTCCAAATATGGGTTCTGATTTCATAACCCAACCCTGATCCAAGCCATACGCGCAAGGAAGACTATGAGTGGACATACTAttataaaaggaaataaaaagaacCAATGATAATAAAGCTTAACTAGCAAATACTACAAACCACACAATCAATTGGCAACAACTTGAATAACTATCATTTTACAGtctaaataaaaacattttcaatcaACTCATCATGCCAGAAAATATTGGAGATTTGATGAAAACACACCTCAACTTGTTTTATATACTCTTCTTGTTTTCTCCTTTCGGCAGCTCTTGCTTCCTGCAG from Citrus sinensis cultivar Valencia sweet orange chromosome 9, DVS_A1.0, whole genome shotgun sequence carries:
- the LOC102621175 gene encoding nuclear-pore anchor isoform X1 translates to MPLFVSDEEMSRLSNDAAAVAAKADAYIRYLQTDFETVKARADAAAITAEQTCSLLEQKFISLQEEFSKVESQNAQLQKSLDDRVNELAEVQSQKHQLHLQLIGKDGEIERLTMEVAELHKSRRQLMELVEQKDLQHSEKGATIKAYLDKIINLTDNAAQREARLAETEAELARAQATCTRLTQGKELIERHNAWLNEELTSKVNSLVELRRTHADLEADMSAKLSDVERQFSECSSSLNWNKERVRELEIKLSSLQEEFCSSKDAAAANEERFSTELSTVNKLVELYKESSEEWSRKAGELEGVIKALEQTQLAQVQNDCKEKLEKEVSAREQLEKEAMDLKEKLEKCEAEIESSRKTNELNLLPLSSFSTETWMESFDTNNISEDNRLLVPKIPAGVSGTALAASLLRDGWSLAKIYAKYQEAVDALRHEQLGRKESEAVLQRVLYELEEKAGIILDERAEYERMVDVYSAINQKLQNFISEKSSLEKTIQELKADLRMRERDYYLAQKEISDLQKQVTVLLKECRDIQLRCGLSRIEFDDDAVAIADVELAPESDAEKIISEHLLTFKDINGLVEQNVQLRSLVRNLSDQIESREMEFKDKLELELKKHTDEAASKVAAVLDRAEEQGRMIESLHTSVAMYKRLYEEEHKLHSSHTQYIEAAPDGRKDLLLLLEGSQEATKRAQEKMAERVCCLEDDLGKARSEIIALRSERDKLALEAEFAREKLDSVMREAEHQKVEVNGVLARNVEFSQLVVDYQRKLRETSESLNAAQELSRKLAMEVSVLKHEKEMLSNAEQRAYDEVRSLSQRVYRLQASLDTIQNAEEVREEARAAERRKQEEYIKQVEREWAEAKKELQEERDNVRLLTSDREQTLKNAVKQVEEMGKELATALRAVASAETRAAVAETKLSDMEKRIRPLDTKGDEVDDGSRPSDEVQLQVGKEELEKLKEEAQANREHMLQYKSIAQVNEAALKEMETVHENFRTRVEGVKKSLEDELHSLRKRVSELERENILKSEEIASAAGVREDALASAREEITSLKEERSIKISQIVNLEVQVSALKEDLEKEHERRQAAQANYERQVILQSETIQELTKTSQALASLQEQASELRKLADALKAENSELKSKWELEKSVLEKLKNEAEEKYDEVNEQNKILHSRLEALHIQLTEKDGSSVRISSQSTDSNPIGDASLQSVISFLRNRKSIAETEVALLTTEKLRLQKQLESALKAAENAQASLTTERANSRAMLLTEEEIKSLKLQVRELNLLRESNVQLREENKYNFEECQKLREVAQKTKSDCDNLENLLRERQIEIEACKKEMEKQRMEKENLEKRVSELLQRCRNIDVEDYDRLKVEVRQMEEKLSGKNAEIEETRNLLSTKLDTISQLEQELANSRLELSEKEKRLSDISQAEAARKLEMEKQKRISAQLRRKCEMLSKEKEESIKENQSLARQLDDLKQGKKSTGDVTGEQVMKEKEEKDTRIQILERTVERQREELKKEKDDNQKEKEKRLKGEKVMLDSAKLADQWKTRISSELEQHKQAVKRLSDELEKLKHTEAGLPEGTSVVQLLSGTNLDDHASSYFSAVESFERVARSVIVELGTCGPSETSLALDAAAAAATTGSAVATLAPVTASSAGPGTIHLPVKATDGKERVNLPKTNAETRKPGRRLVRPRLKRPEESQGDMETSEAEGSNITGKVAASHDAETQGNLALQSQLSARKRPASTTTELREESLSQGEPSSDVPAPVLKKSKLPDSSSEDAGGQSASPLEDTQPTTEESVEAVGDLAQGSNEEAVEAEKEEVDNTGEKAEEMKESHQVDTTSEAELQNDKNDVLEENLDRPTGVEMACDDGSKDQAEQENQQLTLESESEREEGELLPDVTEVEGAADLSNVVGSPEIGELLPELVSTPVVSPGGNEDEAPASEEPQEAVNDEGDGTEENAEGLDKSNDGEEADQVPEGSVTTGETASTSSAIEPDISRQPSSSATTTEAKQASPPASNASHIVNLRERARERAMQRQAGAMPSTVIRGRGRPAGRGRGVRGGRSGRGQSPAQQ